The genomic segment CACACGCTCTGCGATTTAATCCGACTGCAATTTTTGCAGTAGAAAAACTTCCTAAAAAGAAATCACAAACCATATCGTCAGGATTACTTGAATACAAAATCATTTTAGTTAATAACGATTTTGGTAATTCGTTTTTATTTTTGACTTGTCCCGGCTTATATTCTCGATTAATAATCCAAACGTCCTCTCTATCCAAATAATTCATACTTCCGCCTGTTTCATTTTTTTCATAGTCTGCAAAAAAAGAATTGGTATTAAATGTAACGTTTCCGTTTGGTTTTATATAATACAATATATGATAGTGAGAAGATATATACTTTTTACTTGTGTAAACACCGAAGTTATATTTCCAGATAATATGATTTTTTTCTTGCAGATTAGTATTCGCTAAAGCGTTTAGAACATGCCGAAGTTGAGAATAACCCGAAATTATATAAATACTTCCGCCGGGGCGTAAAACTCTTGCTGCTTCTTTTGTCCAATTTTGAGAAAATTCCGGATATTCTTTTTCGGAAACTTCAACATATCCGTCAATAACATTACTTTCATCTCTATTATAATGTTTGTCAAGTTTATCTCCGTTAATTCCGTAAGGCGGATCGCAGATAATCAAATCAATAGAATTCGATTTCAAATGTTTTCTTGCACCTTCAATGCAATCTTCGTTGTAAAACATCATAATTTAACAACATACCTTTCAAAATTATCTATTGTTTCCAAATCAAGCATATATTTTTCAGGTCGAGGCATACCGTTTGAATTTCTACCTTGTTTCATAGTATCCAATAAATCCAAATCGTCTTTTTTGAAAATTAAAAATATTATTTCGCATAGCTCCGCTCTTGTTTTTCTGTAACGAGAAACGCAAGTGCGATTTTCACGTTCAAATTCATAATTCGATTTTCCTCCTTTTAATTCGCTATGCCATTTCTGAAAAGTACGATTTACATCATTATATTCCACATCGCAAAGAGCGATAATTTCACCGTGAAAACCTTCTTTTTCGACAGATTGTTCCATTGCAGATTTATCATTCAAAATAACTTTATGATCATCGGATTTTATTGCTTTCGCTTTCAAATCCCAATTTATTGTACCTTTCATATCAAAGGTTACGTTATTAAATTTGTCTCC from the Chitinispirillales bacterium genome contains:
- a CDS encoding site-specific DNA-methyltransferase: MMFYNEDCIEGARKHLKSNSIDLIICDPPYGINGDKLDKHYNRDESNVIDGYVEVSEKEYPEFSQNWTKEAARVLRPGGSIYIISGYSQLRHVLNALANTNLQEKNHIIWKYNFGVYTSKKYISSHYHILYYIKPNGNVTFNTNSFFADYEKNETGGSMNYLDREDVWIINREYKPGQVKNKNELPKSLLTKMILYSSNPDDMVCDFFLGSFSTAKIAVGLNRRACGFELNRNAFDYQIKEIEKIKSGELLSKLRQVPDNKLINKGKPLQQEETYQIVTEFTQLVRNGISQKDACNIISDKCGRGYWSILKLVSSSQNNFPEMQISMFEQM